A single Cnuibacter physcomitrellae DNA region contains:
- a CDS encoding DUF58 domain-containing protein → MASAADRRRRPTRAPRLTVRGWALLAVAVAAFVATRYFARQEFAYLGCFLLAVVGFGYAWTALRRVQLTVRRRFVPESAPAGEPVDAVLLLQNWGAMRTPAVTWVDPASAPMSSTAPSELPALPGFSARRAGEPEVQRLHYRPDTTRRGAHTVGPLLLTFADPFGMARRSVAVGETDSLVVTPAVYDLARADLRLSTGDGSEQTARRLVGAGEPDVIARRYQPGDSVRKVHWPATARHGELMVKQDDQRNDQDAVVLLDASSFPGDDAASDAFEWAVSGAASVAQHLVAEGFGVRLVGFGERSADAIYVDVAGSQRVAYDLAFATPAGAADPDAFRAAVGDASLTSPDAPPVFAFVADRPGAEQGLQSLAAMSSHPVAFVVRSDADLEVGRAGGAGSEVGTSLRRAGWTVVDVDPDEAVPSVWRALGEARGLA, encoded by the coding sequence ATGGCCTCCGCCGCCGATCGTCGTCGACGTCCGACCCGCGCACCGCGCCTGACGGTGCGGGGGTGGGCGCTGCTCGCCGTGGCGGTGGCCGCCTTCGTCGCGACGCGGTACTTCGCCCGGCAGGAGTTCGCCTACCTCGGCTGCTTCCTGCTCGCCGTGGTCGGCTTCGGATACGCCTGGACGGCGCTGCGCCGGGTTCAGCTCACCGTGCGACGGCGGTTCGTCCCCGAGTCGGCCCCGGCAGGCGAGCCCGTCGACGCCGTCCTGCTGCTGCAGAACTGGGGTGCGATGCGGACGCCCGCGGTCACCTGGGTCGACCCGGCCAGTGCGCCGATGTCGTCGACCGCACCGAGCGAGCTCCCGGCCCTGCCCGGGTTCTCGGCGCGCAGGGCGGGCGAGCCGGAGGTGCAGCGGCTGCACTACCGGCCCGACACCACTCGCCGTGGCGCCCACACCGTCGGGCCGCTCCTCCTCACGTTCGCCGACCCGTTCGGCATGGCCCGTCGCTCGGTCGCGGTCGGAGAGACCGACAGCCTGGTGGTGACGCCCGCCGTCTACGACCTCGCCCGGGCCGACCTGCGCCTCTCCACGGGAGACGGATCGGAGCAGACCGCGCGGCGTCTGGTCGGAGCGGGCGAACCCGACGTCATCGCCCGGCGCTACCAGCCGGGAGATTCGGTGCGCAAGGTGCACTGGCCCGCCACGGCCCGGCACGGCGAGCTGATGGTGAAGCAGGACGATCAGCGGAACGACCAGGATGCGGTGGTGCTCCTCGACGCGTCGTCCTTCCCGGGTGACGACGCGGCGTCCGACGCGTTCGAATGGGCCGTGAGCGGCGCCGCCTCGGTCGCTCAGCACCTCGTGGCGGAGGGCTTCGGCGTGCGCCTGGTGGGGTTCGGCGAGAGGTCGGCCGACGCGATCTACGTCGACGTCGCCGGATCGCAGCGCGTCGCGTACGACCTCGCCTTCGCCACGCCTGCCGGAGCCGCCGACCCCGACGCGTTCCGCGCCGCAGTGGGGGACGCCTCCCTGACGTCGCCCGATGCCCCTCCCGTGTTCGCGTTCGTCGCGGACAGGCCCGGGGCGGAGCAGGGCCTTCAGTCGCTCGCGGCGATGAGCTCGCATCCGGTCGCCTTCGTCGTACGCAGCGACGCCGACCTCGAGGTCGGACGGGCGGGCGGTGCCGGAAGCGAGGTCGGTACGTCGCTTCGCCGAGCGGGATGGACCGTGGTCGACGTCGATCCCGACGAGGCGGTCCCCTCGGTCTGGCGTGCGCTCGGCGAGGCGAGGGGGCTCGCATGA
- a CDS encoding AAA family ATPase, which yields MTFDTDQNAGQNASQNAGHGPSARHTEPLPLEEFADRTGRIMANLETVIDGKREALTLALVVLIAEGHLLVEDVPGVGKTTLAKALATSVGCTVSRIQFTPDLLPSDVTGVSMYNQAAHEFEFKPGAVFANIVVADEINRASPKTQSALLECMEEGQVSVDGVTHQLEAPFVVVATQNPIEMEGTYALPEAQRDRFMVRISMGYPDASAELAMLHQRENASPLDELSPVVGKPELAELIETARAVYVSRAVESYVVSIVQATRSHPEFRLGASPRGTLHLVRAAKVLAALKGREFVVPDDVDELVVPVLAHRIVPTRRAASDRGGATQAIADSLRAIVSATPVPLARTR from the coding sequence ATGACCTTCGACACGGACCAGAACGCAGGCCAGAACGCGAGCCAGAACGCCGGGCACGGGCCGAGCGCGCGTCACACCGAGCCGCTGCCGCTCGAGGAGTTCGCCGACCGCACCGGGCGCATCATGGCGAACCTCGAGACCGTGATCGACGGCAAGCGCGAGGCGCTCACGCTCGCCCTCGTCGTGCTGATCGCCGAAGGGCACCTGCTCGTGGAGGACGTGCCGGGCGTGGGCAAGACCACGCTCGCCAAGGCGCTCGCCACCAGCGTCGGATGCACGGTGAGCCGCATCCAGTTCACTCCCGACCTGCTCCCCTCCGATGTGACGGGCGTGTCGATGTACAACCAGGCGGCGCACGAGTTCGAGTTCAAGCCGGGAGCGGTGTTCGCGAACATCGTCGTGGCCGACGAGATCAACCGCGCCTCGCCGAAGACCCAGTCCGCCCTCCTCGAGTGCATGGAGGAGGGGCAGGTATCCGTCGACGGCGTCACCCACCAGCTCGAGGCTCCGTTCGTGGTGGTCGCCACGCAGAACCCGATCGAGATGGAGGGCACCTACGCGCTTCCCGAGGCTCAGCGCGACCGGTTCATGGTCCGCATCTCGATGGGGTACCCGGATGCGTCGGCGGAGCTGGCGATGCTGCATCAGCGCGAGAACGCCAGTCCGCTCGACGAGTTGAGCCCCGTCGTGGGCAAGCCCGAGCTGGCCGAGCTCATCGAGACCGCCCGGGCCGTGTACGTCAGCCGGGCAGTCGAGTCCTACGTGGTCTCGATCGTGCAGGCGACCCGATCGCATCCGGAGTTCAGACTCGGCGCCAGCCCTCGCGGCACGCTCCACCTGGTGCGCGCGGCGAAGGTCCTCGCGGCGCTCAAGGGGCGCGAGTTCGTGGTGCCCGACGACGTCGACGAGCTGGTCGTCCCGGTGCTCGCCCACCGTATCGTCCCCACCCGGCGGGCCGCGAGCGATCGGGGTGGTGCCACTCAGGCCATCGCCGACTCCCTGCGCGCGATCGTCTCCGCCACTCCCGTCCCGCTGGCACGCACCCGCTGA